The proteins below are encoded in one region of Enhydrobacter sp.:
- a CDS encoding amidohydrolase family protein, with the protein MIDGSGAPRRIADVAVQGGRVAAVGPKLGAGKREIDAGGLIVAPGFVDIHTHYDGQATWDPFVTPSSWHGVTTTVFGNCGVGFAPVRRGKSAYLINLMEGVEDIPGTVLSEGVKFDWESFPQYLDALEAMPRAVDVAAQLPHGALRFYVMGERGADHAEAPGEREREEMTRLTAEALQAGALGVTTSRTTKHKARDGRFTPSLSAREAELLALAEGMKRAGRGVLQVNSDFGPGEFEALSAAAALAGRPLSVLLVQVDAQPKLWRETLDQVHSVRRAGRAANAQVGSRPIGVIMGLETTVNPFVAHPVWRELRDFAPTERYARLAGDAALRTRLLEPRSGGAGPAFMGESFHKMFPVGDRPDYEPEARNSVAAVAQRTGRTPQAVALDVLMAQEGKGLLMLPFENYAYGSLDVVHEMITDSATVLGVADGGAHVGVICDASSPTSLLTLWGRDRKRGPTLPLEFLVAKQTRGTAEAYGLHDRGLLAPGCKADINVIDFDALQLERPEVVYDLPAGGRRLIQCASGYRHTFVAGVETVHDDELTGERPGRLVRAR; encoded by the coding sequence GTGATCGATGGCTCGGGCGCGCCGCGCCGGATCGCCGATGTTGCAGTGCAGGGCGGCCGAGTCGCCGCCGTTGGGCCGAAGCTCGGCGCCGGCAAGCGCGAGATCGATGCCGGCGGGCTGATCGTCGCACCGGGCTTCGTCGACATCCACACCCACTACGATGGTCAGGCGACCTGGGATCCGTTCGTCACACCTTCCTCCTGGCACGGCGTCACGACGACGGTGTTCGGCAATTGCGGCGTGGGCTTCGCGCCGGTGCGGCGCGGCAAGTCGGCCTATCTCATCAACCTGATGGAGGGCGTCGAGGACATTCCCGGCACCGTGCTGAGCGAGGGCGTCAAGTTCGACTGGGAATCCTTTCCGCAATATCTCGATGCGCTGGAGGCGATGCCGCGCGCGGTCGACGTGGCGGCGCAGCTCCCGCATGGTGCGCTGCGCTTCTATGTCATGGGCGAGCGCGGCGCCGATCATGCCGAAGCGCCGGGCGAGCGCGAGCGGGAGGAGATGACGCGGCTCACCGCCGAAGCGCTGCAGGCGGGCGCACTCGGCGTCACCACCTCGCGCACCACCAAGCACAAGGCGCGCGACGGCCGCTTCACGCCGTCACTTTCGGCGCGCGAGGCCGAGCTGCTCGCGCTGGCCGAGGGAATGAAGCGGGCAGGCCGTGGCGTCCTGCAGGTCAATTCCGACTTCGGGCCCGGCGAGTTCGAGGCGCTCAGCGCCGCGGCGGCGCTCGCCGGCCGGCCGCTCTCCGTCCTGCTGGTGCAGGTCGATGCGCAACCCAAGCTCTGGCGTGAGACGCTGGACCAGGTTCACAGCGTGCGGCGCGCCGGCCGGGCCGCCAATGCGCAGGTCGGCTCGCGGCCGATCGGCGTGATCATGGGCCTCGAGACGACGGTCAATCCTTTCGTCGCCCATCCCGTGTGGCGCGAGCTGCGCGACTTCGCCCCGACCGAACGCTACGCCCGCCTGGCCGGCGACGCGGCGCTGCGCACACGCCTGCTCGAGCCACGCAGCGGCGGCGCCGGACCAGCCTTCATGGGAGAGTCATTCCACAAGATGTTCCCGGTCGGCGACCGGCCGGACTATGAGCCGGAGGCGCGGAACTCGGTGGCGGCGGTCGCGCAGCGCACCGGCCGTACGCCGCAGGCGGTCGCGCTCGATGTGCTGATGGCGCAGGAAGGCAAAGGCTTGCTGATGTTGCCCTTCGAGAATTACGCCTATGGCAGCCTCGACGTGGTGCACGAGATGATCACCGATTCTGCGACGGTCCTGGGCGTGGCTGACGGCGGCGCGCATGTCGGTGTCATCTGCGACGCCTCCTCGCCGACCTCGCTGCTCACGCTGTGGGGCCGCGACCGCAAGCGCGGGCCGACCCTGCCGCTGGAATTCCTGGTCGCCAAGCAAACCCGCGGCACGGCCGAAGCCTACGGCCTGCACGATCGCGGGCTGCTGGCGCCGGGCTGCAAGGCCGACATCAACGTGATCGACTTCGATGCCCTGCAGCTCGAGCGGCCCGAGGTCGTCTACGACCTCCCCGCTGGCGGCCGCCGCCTGATCCAGTGCGCCTCGGGTTATCGTCATACCTTCGTCGCCGGCGTCGAGACAGTGCATGACGACGAGCTGACCGGCGAGCGGCCGGGACGGCTCGTGCGGGCTCGATAG
- a CDS encoding NADH:flavin oxidoreductase/NADH oxidase: protein MQRPLLFTPLKLRSVTAPNRAVVSPMVQYRAVNGQVNDYHLVHLGKFALGGFGIVFTENCAVEPRGRVTQGDLGMWDDSQIESHRRLTRFLKQEGALAATQITHSGRKGSTPRSFDRPGQLGPEGAGWQRWQVVGPSELPAGEGYPTPKQLSEAEIDDIVRKFGEAARRADVAGYDVIEVHGAHGYLLAQFLSPVSNKRNDQYGGDRAGRMRFPLAVARAVRANWPEHKPMFIRVSAVDGAGGWDVEDSVAYARELKALGVDVVDTSSGGLTGLSTALPVKRTPGFQVPFAAAIKRGAGISTMAVGLILDGPQAEAILQAGDADLIAIGRQALYDPFWALHAAQELGCDASFEMWNPEYGWWLEKRKNNLPDRKMAGSAS from the coding sequence TTGCAAAGACCGCTGCTCTTCACGCCCCTCAAGCTACGGAGCGTCACCGCACCCAACCGCGCCGTCGTTTCGCCCATGGTCCAGTATCGGGCTGTCAATGGACAGGTGAACGACTACCATCTGGTCCACCTCGGCAAATTCGCGTTGGGCGGTTTCGGCATCGTCTTCACCGAGAACTGCGCCGTCGAGCCGCGGGGACGCGTGACGCAAGGCGATCTCGGGATGTGGGACGACAGCCAGATCGAAAGCCATCGTCGACTGACTCGGTTCCTGAAGCAGGAAGGGGCGCTCGCCGCCACCCAGATCACCCATTCCGGCCGCAAGGGCTCGACGCCACGCTCGTTCGACAGGCCGGGCCAGCTCGGGCCGGAGGGCGCCGGCTGGCAGCGCTGGCAGGTCGTCGGTCCGTCGGAACTGCCGGCTGGCGAGGGCTACCCAACACCCAAACAGCTTTCCGAGGCAGAAATCGACGACATCGTGCGGAAGTTCGGTGAAGCCGCCAGGCGGGCCGATGTGGCCGGCTACGACGTGATCGAGGTCCATGGCGCGCACGGCTATCTGCTGGCGCAGTTCCTCTCGCCCGTCAGCAACAAGCGCAACGACCAGTATGGCGGCGACCGCGCCGGCCGCATGCGCTTTCCGCTCGCCGTGGCGCGCGCCGTGCGCGCCAACTGGCCGGAGCACAAGCCGATGTTCATCCGTGTGTCGGCAGTCGATGGCGCCGGCGGCTGGGACGTCGAGGACTCGGTCGCTTATGCCAGGGAGCTGAAGGCGCTGGGCGTCGACGTGGTCGACACCTCGTCGGGCGGCCTGACAGGGCTTTCGACGGCGCTGCCGGTGAAGCGCACGCCAGGCTTTCAGGTGCCGTTCGCCGCCGCCATCAAGCGCGGCGCCGGCATTTCCACCATGGCGGTCGGCCTCATCCTCGACGGCCCGCAGGCCGAGGCTATCCTGCAGGCGGGCGACGCCGACCTGATCGCGATCGGTCGCCAGGCGCTTTACGATCCGTTCTGGGCGCTGCACGCGGCGCAGGAGCTGGGCTGCGACGCGAGCTTCGAGATGTGGAACCCCGAATACGGCTGGTGGCTGGAGAAGCGGAAGAACAATCTTCCGGACAGGAAGATGGCGGGAAGCGCATCATGA
- a CDS encoding CoA transferase, protein MTGILAGLRIVEGSAFIAAPLGGMTLAQLGADVIRFDDIRGGLDSDRWPVTKDGRSLYWAGLNKGKRSIAVDLRNPKGRELLTALITAPGEGAGIFTTNMPARGWLSYDELRKKRADLIALNIMGTRDGAAQVDYTVNAITGFPMVTGPANHRGPVNAVAPPWDLATAYAGAMALLAAERHRRLTGQGQRIVLPLQDMALAATSALGYLGEAAINDVDRPRLGNEIFGTFGRDFRTKDGKYVVICIFSDRHVDALAKAGGFARAFAAVEKEKGVDLKTDAGRWTARAELCAIIEPWVAAHTAGEVGAVLKEAGALWAPYMTFRELLQDKDAVHDNPLFTVIDQPGIGRYPVAATPLQFGAAPRDAPRPAPLLGQHTDEILSGILGLPAHEIARLHDEKIVAGPR, encoded by the coding sequence ATGACCGGCATCCTCGCAGGCCTGCGTATCGTCGAGGGCTCGGCCTTCATCGCGGCCCCTTTGGGCGGCATGACATTGGCCCAGCTCGGCGCCGACGTGATCCGCTTCGACGACATCCGTGGCGGGCTCGACAGCGACCGTTGGCCGGTGACCAAGGACGGCCGGTCGCTCTATTGGGCGGGGCTGAACAAGGGCAAGCGCTCGATCGCGGTCGATCTGCGCAATCCGAAAGGTCGCGAGCTGCTGACGGCGCTGATCACGGCGCCGGGCGAAGGGGCAGGCATCTTCACCACCAACATGCCGGCGCGCGGCTGGCTATCCTACGACGAGCTCCGGAAGAAGCGGGCCGATCTAATTGCGCTCAACATCATGGGCACGCGCGATGGCGCGGCGCAGGTCGACTACACCGTGAACGCAATCACCGGCTTTCCGATGGTGACAGGGCCTGCGAACCATCGAGGCCCGGTCAATGCGGTGGCGCCGCCTTGGGATCTCGCGACCGCCTATGCCGGGGCCATGGCCTTGCTTGCCGCCGAACGGCATCGCCGGCTGACCGGGCAGGGTCAGCGCATCGTGCTGCCACTGCAGGACATGGCGCTCGCCGCGACCTCGGCGCTCGGATATCTCGGCGAGGCCGCCATCAATGACGTCGACCGCCCGCGGCTGGGCAACGAAATCTTCGGCACCTTCGGCCGCGACTTTCGCACGAAAGATGGCAAGTACGTCGTGATCTGCATCTTCTCCGACCGCCATGTCGATGCGCTGGCCAAGGCCGGCGGCTTCGCGAGGGCTTTTGCCGCGGTCGAGAAGGAGAAGGGCGTTGATCTCAAGACCGATGCCGGTCGCTGGACCGCGCGCGCCGAACTCTGCGCGATTATCGAACCGTGGGTGGCGGCACACACGGCGGGTGAAGTCGGAGCGGTGCTCAAGGAGGCTGGCGCGCTGTGGGCGCCGTACATGACCTTCCGCGAGCTGCTGCAGGACAAGGACGCCGTGCACGACAATCCGCTTTTCACCGTGATCGACCAACCGGGCATCGGCCGCTATCCGGTGGCCGCCACGCCGCTGCAGTTCGGTGCGGCGCCGCGCGATGCGCCACGGCCGGCGCCGCTGCTCGGCCAGCACACCGACGAGATCCTGTCCGGCATCCTGGGCCTTCCCGCCCACGAGATCGCCCGCCTGCACGACGAGAAGATCGTTGCCGGACCGCGATAG
- a CDS encoding 3-hydroxybenzoate 6-monooxygenase: MPDRDRILIAGGGIGGLAAALALAQKGVASLVLEKASQLGEIGAGIQLGPNAFHCFDRLGVGGAARAMAVYIDQLRLMDAMADGEIMHIDLGDAFRRRFGNPYAVVHRGDLHGVLLEGCREHPLIELSVSSEVTGYDQDSRTVTARLGNGETVIGAALIGADGLWSNVRRQVVGDGAPRVSGHTTYRSVIPTERMPEDLRWNAATLWAGPKCHIVHYPLSGWKVFNLVVTYHNDAPEPVAGKPVPVEEVRRGFAHVCDRAQNIIRHGTDWRMWVLCDREPVGNWVDGRVALLGDAAHPMLQYMAQGACMAMEDAVCLADSLARDPTDLPAGLALYRDRRLLRTARVQLTSRAIGDHVYHPDGPHAALRNAVMSAKSQAEWLNVLDWLYGGNGLD, encoded by the coding sequence TTGCCGGACCGCGATAGGATTCTCATCGCCGGCGGCGGCATCGGCGGGCTGGCGGCGGCGCTGGCGCTGGCGCAAAAGGGCGTCGCGTCGCTGGTCCTTGAGAAGGCGTCGCAACTGGGCGAGATCGGCGCCGGCATCCAGCTCGGGCCCAACGCCTTCCACTGCTTCGATCGTCTGGGCGTCGGCGGGGCGGCACGCGCCATGGCGGTCTACATCGACCAGCTCCGATTGATGGATGCGATGGCCGACGGCGAGATCATGCATATCGATCTCGGCGATGCTTTCCGCAGGCGCTTTGGAAATCCCTACGCTGTCGTGCATCGCGGTGACCTGCATGGCGTGCTGCTCGAGGGCTGCCGCGAGCATCCGCTGATCGAGCTCAGCGTCAGCAGCGAGGTCACGGGCTACGACCAGGACAGCCGGACAGTCACGGCGCGGCTCGGCAACGGCGAAACCGTGATCGGTGCGGCGCTGATCGGCGCTGATGGCCTGTGGTCGAACGTGCGGCGGCAGGTGGTGGGCGACGGCGCGCCGCGCGTCTCGGGCCATACAACCTACCGATCGGTGATCCCGACCGAGCGGATGCCGGAGGACCTGCGCTGGAATGCGGCGACGCTCTGGGCCGGCCCGAAGTGCCACATCGTCCATTATCCGCTGTCGGGCTGGAAGGTGTTCAACCTCGTCGTCACCTATCACAACGACGCGCCCGAGCCGGTGGCCGGCAAGCCGGTGCCAGTGGAGGAGGTCCGGCGCGGCTTCGCGCATGTCTGCGATCGCGCCCAGAACATCATTCGTCACGGCACCGACTGGAGGATGTGGGTGCTGTGCGATCGCGAGCCGGTCGGCAACTGGGTCGACGGCCGGGTGGCGCTGCTGGGCGACGCCGCGCATCCGATGCTGCAGTACATGGCGCAGGGCGCCTGCATGGCGATGGAGGATGCCGTGTGCCTTGCCGATTCGCTGGCCCGCGATCCGACTGATCTGCCGGCCGGCCTCGCGCTCTATCGCGACCGCCGTCTGCTGCGGACGGCACGTGTGCAGCTCACCTCGCGCGCGATCGGCGATCACGTCTATCATCCGGACGGTCCGCACGCGGCGCTGCGCAATGCGGTGATGAGCGCCAAGAGCCAGGCCGAATGGCTGAACGTCCTCGACTGGCTCTATGGCGGCAACGGCCTCGACTGA
- a CDS encoding alpha/beta hydrolase — MIQQTFRIPATAACPSLFVRRQPKPGAPVVLYVHGATFPSALSVGFDFGDGSWLDDWNARGFDAWAFDFAGFGESGRYPEMAEPADRHPPLGRTAHAAVQIASVLALIRRETGRQRVSLVAHSWGSMPAGLATTAEPHAVDQLVLFAPIARRDGEGGPATLPAWGEVGNEAQHARFVEDVPAGHPPVLVAFDRWAPAYLASDPDAATRTPPAVRIPNGPRADNVAAWHGRLAWELARLARPVAVVRGAWDSLCRDHDAAMILDAATAAPFRRDIKLEAGTHLMHLETGRRALYEAVGRSLEGEAP; from the coding sequence ATGATCCAACAGACCTTCCGTATACCCGCGACAGCCGCCTGCCCGTCGCTGTTCGTCCGCCGCCAGCCCAAGCCGGGTGCGCCGGTGGTACTGTACGTCCATGGCGCGACGTTCCCGTCAGCGCTCTCGGTCGGTTTCGACTTCGGCGACGGCTCCTGGCTCGACGACTGGAATGCGCGTGGCTTCGACGCCTGGGCCTTCGACTTCGCGGGCTTCGGCGAGAGCGGCCGCTATCCCGAGATGGCCGAGCCGGCCGATCGCCATCCGCCGCTCGGCCGAACGGCGCATGCGGCGGTGCAGATCGCGTCGGTGCTGGCGTTGATCCGCCGCGAGACCGGTCGGCAGCGGGTGTCGCTGGTCGCCCATTCCTGGGGCAGCATGCCGGCGGGCCTTGCGACCACCGCCGAGCCCCATGCGGTCGATCAGCTCGTCCTGTTCGCCCCGATCGCGCGGCGGGACGGCGAGGGTGGGCCAGCGACGCTGCCCGCCTGGGGTGAGGTCGGCAACGAGGCGCAACATGCGCGTTTCGTCGAGGACGTGCCCGCCGGCCATCCGCCGGTGCTGGTCGCCTTCGACCGCTGGGCGCCGGCCTATCTCGCGAGCGATCCTGATGCTGCGACGCGCACGCCGCCTGCGGTCCGTATTCCCAACGGCCCTCGCGCCGACAATGTCGCGGCCTGGCATGGAAGATTGGCCTGGGAACTGGCGAGGCTCGCGCGACCCGTCGCCGTCGTGCGCGGCGCCTGGGATTCGCTTTGTCGCGATCACGATGCAGCGATGATCCTCGATGCCGCGACAGCCGCGCCCTTCCGTCGCGACATCAAGCTGGAGGCGGGAACGCATCTGATGCATCTCGAAACCGGTCGTCGCGCACTTTATGAAGCGGTGGGCCGCAGCCTGGAGGGAGAAGCACCATGA
- a CDS encoding antibiotic biosynthesis monooxygenase: MIAVIFEVWPADGRKQAYLDIAAALRPELEKIDGFLSIERFQSLTEEGKILSLSFWRDEEAVKAWRTLEAHRQAQRAGRNGVFRDYRLRVAHVARDYGMNERAGAPADSREKHG, from the coding sequence ATGATCGCCGTGATTTTCGAGGTCTGGCCGGCCGACGGCCGCAAGCAGGCCTATCTCGACATTGCCGCCGCGCTCAGGCCGGAGTTGGAGAAGATCGACGGCTTCCTGAGCATCGAACGTTTCCAGAGCCTCACGGAGGAAGGGAAGATCCTCTCGCTCTCCTTCTGGCGCGACGAGGAGGCGGTGAAGGCCTGGCGTACGCTCGAGGCCCACCGCCAGGCGCAACGGGCCGGCCGCAACGGCGTCTTCCGTGACTACCGCCTGCGTGTGGCGCATGTCGCCCGGGACTACGGCATGAACGAACGCGCCGGGGCGCCAGCCGATTCGCGCGAGAAGCACGGATAG
- a CDS encoding IS1380 family transposase has translation MPTECIADLFGFAPVERRAVVASFDGGSITPDAGGLLLGATDRALGLIDRLAGCFRDFRDPSLVEHAVRTLVGQRVYGLALGYEDLNDHDHLRHDRLFAVLAGKLTARRRDCAPVAGKSTLNRLELSGPGRSLYHKIDHDPAAIERLFVAVFVEAHKRAPSQIVLDLDATDDPLHGEQEGRFFHGYYDGYCYLPLYIFCGRHLLAAKLRRSNIDASAGAAEEVARIVAQLRRHWPRVQILLRADSGFARESLMAWCEANGVDYLFGLARNVRLAGEIEAELAAAQAESRRTGRPARRFKDFLWSTRDSWSSRRRVIAKAEWTHGEANPRFVVTSLKGGKARAIYEKLYCARGDMENRLKECQGELFADRTSAATMCANQLRLWFASMAYVLLCALRRIGLRHTRFAQASCGSIRLALLKIGALITISVRRIRLAMASAWPNQRSFKQAWISLAAAAR, from the coding sequence ATGCCGACAGAGTGTATTGCGGATTTGTTTGGATTTGCACCTGTTGAAAGGCGGGCGGTGGTTGCGTCGTTCGACGGCGGGTCGATCACACCGGACGCCGGCGGGCTGTTGCTGGGAGCGACGGATCGGGCGCTCGGACTGATCGATCGGTTAGCCGGCTGCTTTAGGGACTTTCGAGACCCGTCGCTGGTCGAGCACGCGGTGCGGACGCTGGTGGGGCAGCGGGTGTACGGGCTGGCGCTGGGCTACGAGGACCTCAACGACCACGACCATCTGCGCCACGATCGGCTGTTTGCGGTGCTGGCGGGCAAGCTCACGGCGCGCCGCCGGGACTGCGCGCCGGTGGCCGGCAAGAGCACGCTGAACCGGCTGGAACTGAGCGGGCCTGGGCGCTCGCTGTACCACAAGATCGACCACGACCCGGCGGCGATCGAGCGGCTGTTCGTGGCGGTGTTTGTGGAGGCGCACAAGCGGGCGCCGTCGCAGATCGTGCTCGACCTGGACGCCACCGACGATCCGCTGCACGGTGAGCAGGAGGGGCGGTTTTTCCACGGCTACTACGACGGCTATTGCTACCTGCCGCTCTACATCTTCTGCGGCCGTCATCTGCTGGCGGCCAAGCTGCGACGCTCCAACATCGATGCCTCGGCGGGGGCGGCGGAGGAGGTGGCGCGGATCGTGGCGCAGCTCCGCCGACACTGGCCACGGGTGCAAATCCTGCTGCGGGCCGATTCGGGCTTCGCTCGCGAGTCGCTGATGGCCTGGTGCGAGGCCAACGGGGTGGACTACCTCTTCGGCCTGGCGCGCAACGTTCGGCTGGCGGGCGAGATCGAGGCCGAGTTGGCGGCCGCCCAGGCCGAAAGCCGGCGGACCGGTCGGCCGGCCCGCCGCTTCAAGGACTTCCTGTGGTCGACGCGCGACAGCTGGAGCAGCAGGCGACGGGTCATCGCCAAGGCGGAATGGACGCACGGCGAGGCCAACCCGCGCTTCGTGGTGACCTCGCTGAAGGGCGGCAAGGCCCGGGCGATCTACGAGAAGCTGTACTGCGCGCGCGGCGACATGGAGAACCGCCTCAAGGAGTGCCAGGGCGAGCTGTTCGCCGACCGTACCTCGGCCGCCACCATGTGCGCCAACCAGCTGCGCCTGTGGTTTGCCTCGATGGCTTATGTGCTGCTCTGCGCCTTGCGCCGCATCGGGCTCAGGCACACCCGCTTCGCCCAGGCGAGCTGCGGCTCGATCCGCCTGGCGCTGCTCAAGATCGGGGCGCTGATCACCATCAGCGTGCGACGCATCAGGCTCGCCATGGCCTCGGCCTGGCCCAACCAGCGCTCCTTCAAGCAGGCCTGGATCTCACTCGCTGCCGCCGCCCGCTGA